The genomic DNA AAATAATACCGGCTGGAGCGCTTCCATAATCAGCTTTTCCAGCCATTCCAGCGTTTCGATGTCAATGTCATTAGAGGGCTCATCCAGCAGCAGGATGGTGGGCCGGGCCATGAGAAGCCGCGCCATCTGCGCCTTCACCTTTTCTCCGCCGGAAAGCGTGTCCATCTTCTGATCCCGGTAGAAAAAATCAGGCGGAAGCTTCAGCTGCCCGGCTAAATGGGTCAGTTCCCTGGGCGTCTGCAGGCCAAAGGCGTCCTCCCCGCAAAAATATTCATATACGGTTTTTTCCTTTTCCTCTGCCGGCAGCTCCTGGGGCAGATAGCCCGGGT from Anaerotignum faecicola includes the following:
- a CDS encoding ATP-binding cassette domain-containing protein produces the protein FSLVLNPGDKAVLIGEEGNGKSTLLKWIYNPELIEGYTETQGERICTGEHPGYLPQELPAEEKEKTVYEYFCGEDAFGLQTPRELTHLAGQLKLPPDFFYRDQKMDTLSGGEKVKAQMARLLMARPTILLLDEPSNDIDIETLEWLEKLIMEALQPVLF